CACATGTTCCTCTCTAGCTGGCTTTGGAGGGAGGGAATTACAGCAAGAGGGTCCGTTCATTCTGTGGCCTTACTCTCCACTGCCTCTGCCACTCTGAGACCCGCCTCACTGAGGGCTGGATTACTGCAGCAGGCTCCAAATTGGTTTTTTGACAAATTTTTGAATGGGTGTATGAAAGGATTCGATTTGTACCAcgagattaaaagaaaaactttcatCTGCTACCTTGGCCAGATGGAAAGGCGAAACCCAAGGGGGTAGCGTTCCGGTGTATTTTCTCAAGAAAGTTATAAATTCTTTGTTGTAAATTTTCCTTGAAAACTTTAAGTAGCATTTTAAAGGTTTCAAGTGAAATATAAGAAATAGATGGTTTTGAAATTACCATATAGTTATACGGCTAAGGTATTTTGGAAAAATGGCTTAAGGAATCTTGTATGAACTCAGGCTCACACTTGTCCTCTTTGACTTAGTAATCCCGTTTCTTGGAAGTTATCCTttagaaattttccaaaattaggaAATTAAGATGTTCATTGCAtagttatttataatagcaaaatacTTGAAATAATCTAAACATGCTCTAGCTACACATGTAAgcacgtgcgcgcgcgcgcgcacacacacacacacacacacacccctgatagaatatgtatttattaaaaattagaataacaAAAGCATGGAACCACATGGAAGTGCTCATTGTGTACCACTTAAGCTGTACGTTTTTTCGTTTCCAGaacttcttttccatttgttttctgcTCTGCCTCTTCATCTTTCATACCAAGCTGTTCATTCTTTATGGTCACTGTTCCTTCCTTTAAGGAGTTAGCATCTTAACCATACTTCCTTAAATGCTTTGTTTCAGATTGTTCTCAGGGTACAGACTCTCTGGGTTGATGTGCAGTTCATTGCCTTGCATCATCCATGTATTTTTCCTGTGAACACTTCATCTTTTTCGAGGGTTGTTGTCGGTGGGGCTCCACCATTCCCCGGCCTGGGAGGATGTGGCTTTGCTCTGACCCTGCTCAGGCCCTGGTCATTTCAGTGGTCCCAGGTGGATGCTGTGTTTCTTGACCACGTTTCTGGAAGGGCTGGTTGAGTTGGAGTATAAATCCTGACTCGGTGCAGACAGCACGTGGCCTGAGCATTGTTTCTTACCCCCAGGCGGTTAAGTCCTAGCCCTCACCCCTGAAGTTTTTACTGCTTCCCTGCTCATTGGGCCTCTGGGTACGGCTCTCACCAATAGCTGGGGACTGCTTTGTTTCTAGCACCTAAACATTCTTCCCTGCCCTCAAACTCCGCTGTGCACTTAAAAACAGTCTATGCTCTAATCATCATTTCCATCTGTTTGTAGCTGAATGTTCAATCCACCATATTGACCAGaaatacttatttatcttttccatttaCTTCAACCATGTGAGAACATAGGTGCATATATTCCAGAGACTGGAAGGGACTTTGAAAAGGAAGACTTGTTATGGGTAGAGATAGTGGGTTTTATAGAAgctgtttctctctgttttgcAAGTATTCTGTATTGGCATCATATGTCTTTAAAATAGTATGAGTCATCATCTTTTTAACTGTGGTCTTTTGTTTCAGAACGCATACACTACAACTGCCATTAATGGGACAGACTTCTGTACATCAGCCAAAGATGCACTCAGACTCTTGTCCAAGAATTCAAGTCACTTTACAGCTGTTAACTGCTTTGGAGACTTCATAATTTTTCTAGGAAAGGTAAGATGTCTTCATTAAAATAAGAATGGACATTGGGATCCCAAAATTAAGCCATACAACAAGGCTCTGGATGGGAATCGCTGCTTTCTTGGTGTTTACGGCACAGCATGTGCCCCACCCTCTCACTTAACCCTCAAGCTTGTGAAGTATCCCTGTCTCATGGATGAGAACACCAAGGTTTTATCACTTGTCCAGGATACCCAGGGTTTGAATCCGTGTTACCCCTAGCTGAGAGCAATTCTTTCTACCATTCAGAATCCACCTTTTTCATACCTGAAATGGAAATGCTAGTAACATCAAAAAATGAACGATTTATAACGGttgtttttcataaaaaatatatggaaatagCATTGAAACCTGATGAAATGTCTACATTACTTAAGGGCATTAAATCCATAAATATAAAGCCAGTCCCAAATGGAGCCAGTTACATTTCTGCTGTCATCTTCTTCCAAGGAGTTGTATGTAGTCTCGTGAAAGCCTCATTTTTCACATCTGTGAGCTCAAGGGAACACGTCCCTCTCTGGGTTGCAGGGAAGAGTACCCGAAATACCGTTGAGAACGCTGCTTCAGCCCCCACCTGTCCATGCTGCAAGCTGAAGGTTCTCTGTACCGTGCTAGGGTGCCTCCCTCCGTGTGACGGTCGCCCACTGGGCTGGGTTCTGCATACCTCAGTCCTGGGCCGCCCCCCACGTCTTTGCTCTTCTAAGCGGGATAGATGTCCTCGCTTCTGCCAGCTGTTCCTCCACGCACGGCTTGAACGCAGGGACTTCCACAGTGCCCAGAGAGAACAAGCTCTGTCTCCAGTTGTGATCTGGCCAAATATGGGGGCTCTTGGCTCCTCATTTCGCATGACTGTCAGAGTTAGCTGTCAGTAACAAGTTAGGGCATGCTTGGATTTCACAGGTGTCCGTTAATTGCACATGTATTTTAAGGCTCAGCTGGGCCCCAGAGATTTCTCTTGCGACAGCAGCTCTGGAAACACGAACCGATGACGCCTTTCCAAACAGCCCAAGTGGTCTAAGTTGTCGTCGTCTCTCAGTGGATAATGTTGTTCACGTTAGCTTCCTAGGCTTGTGGGAGATCTACTTTCTAATGACTACTTACACATATTTTTGGAATGAGGTTGCATCTTTATAACAGATTTTACTTTAGGTAATAATTCATTTTCCTGTATATTCCAAAAAATGGAttacattttcctatttttccataatggctaacGAGCTTCTAATGAGCATATGACAACCAGTGagtctttgttctttttgaaCGATGTAGCATTCAGACATTCATGTCCTTCTTCATGGGTATCCAAGAGCAACGAGGGCTCCAGATGGGCTCCAGTTTGTTAAAGAATTAGGTACATCATGGCCTGTAATCCTGTTCCTGGAAATATAATAATCACATAAAGCAAAAGCCTATAATCCTATTAACTCCCTACACCAGTATTGCAAAACCCATCCTCTTCCATCCCCAAGGTAAAAAGTAATCACATATTAAAATCACATATCCATTCACTGGATTGTTGCAccgttgttttaaaaaatggtgtttataaaacaatttttaaatggagatgcttgttgtagttttcagtgtaaaaaaaataaactttgtgacgTACTATTACATCTACGTACATACAAAAGCTAGGCACGTTGGGTGAAATTAGACACATACTCTCCCCATCCTCCAGGTTAACCGGGTTTTCTTTTGGGATCACAGCTTTTCATTAATTCTTTCGTTGCACCAGATTTTCTGACAGGCCGTCTTTACAATAAGGCACATACGGGCactcacacacgtgcacatgtaTGACCTATTGCTTATAACTGACAAAAATCTTTTCTAAAGTATCCTAATCAACCAATGCACAAAGATTTTCAACAGCATCTTGTTTCGGACAGGTGCTGGTGGTGTGTTTCACTGTTTTCGGGGGCTGATGGCGTTTAATTACAGCTGTGAGCTCCAGGTGTGGGCGATCCCGCTGCTGCTGGCTGCTTTTTTCTGTGTACTTAGTAGCACAGTTTCTCATCGGTGTTTGAAACTGTGCTGGACGCACTATTTCTGTGTTTTGCTGTTGATCTGGAAACAAACGATGGATCATCAGAAAAGCCCTACTTTATGGACTGAGAGTTTTGGGTAAGTAAACATTTCATTTCCTGTTTCAGCCTCCATGCTCCCAACCCTAAGTGTTGCCAGCTCACACAGGAAGGAGCCTCGGGCCCCGCTCATGCTCTCCTGGAGGCGCTGTGAGCTTCTGCCACATGACCTGACTGTCCCCCTGAGATTTGGGCTGCATTTTGAGCTTGATCCCTCCTTCCGTATTGAAACCTCCCTGGAGTGAAGTAAGGCTGAGCGCTTAGCACTAACCCAGTGCCCTAGAGGAGAGGGTATCCTGGACGCAGAGACAGGCCAAGTCCCTTTGGTGCTCATGGCCTGGTCTGGCCTTTAGGATGGTCTGGAGGTGTAATGATTGATCTTTTTTGAGAGCATTTGTGTATCCCCAAGCATCATGTCATACCCGTTGTATTTTAGGGAACTCCCACCCAGTGCAGACGAATCACCTTCTGGGCCAGTGTAGACAGATCTGCGGCTCTGGGCCTTTCACGCACCGGGCACGTCAGTGCGGGGAGCGCCCGCGCTCAGAGGCCCGGCGCTGCTCTGGTCTGGAAATAGCAGGCAGCTGTTTCCAGCAGCCTTTGCGGCACAGTTGTTGCGTCTTTGCCTTATCCTGCGCAGACAGGGACATTCAACAGATGAAGTGACATCTCTCATCTCTCCTTTGTCTGGGTCAAgtgacattttaacaattttctttcattctattgCCGTAAAACCTAGGCGTTAAAGCCCTTTTGCTTTCAAACAGAGCGTGCAAAGCACTCTGCAGTCCAGCCAGGCACTGCAGCTTAACGAGCACTCCCATAGTCTATTACATATATCCTCACCCTTCTTTgagtaaaatgttaaaatacaatACTTGAATGTATTTGTATGTCCTCCAAAGAAGATACTTCTGATGGTGGTAGGAAGCTAACGAGGTCTTCTTTCCCTGATTTACACTCTTCCGATTAAAAATCCACTTCGAAATCTACCCCCCAAGATATTTTAATTCAACAGGTAAAACTTTTTGAAGGATTAAATTCCCTGAAATGATATGGCCAAGTAGATTGCCAGTCAGGGCACGTACATAACACTGGTCTCActcattcttttgttttccagagtTTTGTAAAAAGGATCAACAAATTAAACACTGCGAGAGCACAGAGAGGCAAGAACTCATCATCGAACCGAGAGGGGACAGAGCACCAGCTGCTGTGAGAGGCGCCCTTGAGGTATCTGTACTTGGAAAGTTCCCTCCTCCTGAGAGCCCTGCACAGAACAAACACTGTTCTGTTTTGTCCCCATTGTTTGACCACGTTACAATACTAGCACCATAAAATTATATTACCTTCTCTGCACCAACTGGGACGAAAAACCTTTTAAGACCATGTTTGTATGGTCAATTAAAAAGCATGCTATGTAAAAACCCATTTCAGGACACCAATGCAAAGGATATTCCTCACTCTCAACCAACAAACCTCAGCAAAAATCTCTGGAATGTTGCCCTAGTACAGAGGACGTTTCCTTGCTCCTCCATGTCTGGAAATGTGCTAAAATGTTACAGCTTTCCAAAGTACAATTCTTCGATTCAGGGACAATTAAAACTGGAAGTTTAACCGGAACCACCACCTGATGGGCGTGGTATCAAAGAGGCAGAAGTTTAAAGAGATGTGACAAGCTAAATTTTGTTAAAAGTACAAGGCTACCTCTTATAAATTAGTGAACGTTCTGCAGAAGAGGTTTTCAACCACTGCCCCGCCAGAGAATTGCCCAGAGGACGATTCGAAGTCCTTCTGCCGGGACCCGATCCCCAGACTGAGATTCAGCGGCAGGTCAGAGGGACGGGTGGGGGTGCGCTTGGGTGCTTTTCTTTAAAGCTTTAAACAAATAGGAACATTTAACATGTTGATTGGCAGCCTCATTTCAACTAGATGGCTAGGTACACAGAATTACCCACTCTCCCAACAGGAGGCCCAAACTGGCTTATTTGGCAGGCAAGCAGTACAATGTAAGGTTTCCCTAAACCCCTCTTTAGGGATGGCAAGAAACAGCATGCCAGCTCAGCCCTTGAGACTTTAACAAATGCAAGTGATGACTTTTTTCTTAAACAGCACCACTGAGTTAGTTGAGCTCCGACAGTCTCCTTTAGGAAAGGGGTTTACAGAGCAGTTTCTCCGAAGCATTAAACTTGGTCACCAAGTCACGATGCGCAAGTTGACCGCGCTTTCCTGGCTGCATCAAGCCCCAGCCGTTCCTTGTCTGCTGCCTCAGCAAAAAACAAGCAGGCACATTTCACCCCCAAGGCCTAACAGAGGAAATCATTTGGCTGAGAAACTGTCAGAAAGTATGCTACCCCTCGTCTGTCAGTGGCTGCATTGCTGTCATTACAAAACTGACCCGTCTGACAGTCTCTATGTCATGTCTGAAGGTCACGGTTTTGCAAACCCTTTGTACTGTAAACCCTAGTTTATTATCAAACAGCATATCCTACTCCTGATCCAGTATGTTTAATGCTTATTCACCCTAGAAATAGGAATataacccccaccccaccctccagtGTTTCTGAAGATGATTTTAAGATTATTCCAAGTTGGCTTTAGGATGAATTGGGAGCAGCTGAGTCCCAGTGGAATACACAAAGGTCAAATGATAGCTTGCCTCTCGGCTGGAATTTACTGTGCTGCGGTGGGCAGGTACCTTCACTTTTCTAAGCCCCGGTCGCAAGCACTGTGCTTCTCAAGGGCACTGGTGAGTGGATTCAGTAAGGGCATGTTAAAGTACCTCGTAACAGCACCTGggaaaaagtacttaaaaaaaaagtctgactcTACCCAGTTAGCCAGAAAATAATCAGCCTGTGGCTCATACGAATgttcaaaaaaaatatttatttataaaaaatacaatGGGATAAGTTTATGCTGAGAAATGCAGCAATAAATACAGTGGAAGAAAACAGAGCAACTCTACACCGATACATTGGCACAAACAGCAAGAGCAGACGCACGCCCGACCTCAGCGTCGCAGGCCTGTCTGCACACGCTCCTTTCGAAACCCCACGCGGAAAAGATCGTGTCGGCTTAGGTAAGAGAATGAGAACACGTGTAATCACAAATGCACACTGATCaggactttatttaaaaattagcaaacaATACTGTAGAAACATTGATATGTCAACTTCTAAAATGCATCTTAAATTTAGTTGGCAAAGACCACATTTAGCTATAAGCATGAGTTTAGTCTTCCATGTAAAAACCAGGTACTAGACTGTGAAAAACAATAATAGCTTCCTAGTGTGTGAAAACACCAGCTTAAGAAGAGGGCTGTAAAAATGCACAGATCTTTATAAAAGCACTGGCTGTACAAGAGTCCTCCCCTTTCACAGTATTCCTTTTTACTTCATACGTGAGTGACTGGTTATGCTGTAGAGTTAACGGTTATGGCACTAAAAGGCAACTATTTAGGGAAGAGgcggaaaaaggaaaaaggaatgtatgtaAGGCAGTATTTCTTTTAGGTACAATTAGCATAATAGTGTTTTAGGAAGACAAGATAAAAATTACTCAAGGCTAGCTCGGTTCTCACCGAATGAACCAACAGGCTAACTACGGAGCCCCTCTGCGCGCCCCTAGTAGTCGATGCCCTGGTCGCCGTACTGGTACTCCCTGGGGTAGTCGTCCTGGTACTCGCCACGGTACTCCTCTGGGTACTCTGCCTGATAATCGCTATCACTGATTTCCGACCCATTTGTTCCCGTTCCTTGGCTTCCATTGTGAATGACGGGTTCTGTGGGAGCAGCACAGTATTTGGGATCATATACTTGCCGCCCAAGCCCATACACACTCATTCCTTTCTGGGAAGCGACTTTGTTGGTGCCCATCTGTAGAGAAATTGTCGAGTTGTCCACGGGTTGCAATGTTAGCTTCTGATCGTAGATGTCTCTCCGGGTACCCGGTGCTAACATCCCCGCCTGGTATTAGAGCATAGTGTTAGACAAGTTAAAACAGCAGCTAAAATCTAGTCCTGTACTTTTTAGTTACAAAATCGGCATTGAATATGAACACTGGTATATTACTCTCATTCGGTTTAGGGGTAAAGCTAGCTTACTAAAATATCCTGGCGCCGAATCCCTCTTACAAAGCCATACTCACTGGATTTCAAATCCTTGCTCTGCTATAAAATTGCTAAGTGGCCTCAAACAAGTTAACTTACTTTTAGTTTTAGGTTTCTCATATGCAAAATGAGACAGCACCACCTACTTTGGATTAGGGAGAAGACCATACATACAGAATATAAAACCCAAGTGTGACGCTGGCATTCCTGAAAGTTACATCTGAATGCCTAGTACGGCCACACACACCATCCAGGTTACCGATTTTAAAAGCCTGTAATACTCCAACAAAAATTATGCTGAGCAGTTCCTTGAGGACCTGAGTCTTTCAAAAGGCTCTGGGACACCAAAGAGCCAGCAGCCATGTCAGAACAGCCTGTCCCCTCCTTTTCATTGAACGGTAAACTCGTCTCATTTGTCCTTTCTGCCCAGCACACACTTCCAGACCTCACTGGTAGAAAAGCAAACTTGAGTGGCAGCTATGGGACAGTGCCCGTGTGTCAGGACATGTTCGATAAAGAGCAACAACACGTGTCCTGAGGTCATGAAGAAAAAGCTCTTTCAGACCTGTTCCCCGCTCTTGCTGGACGGAAGACCTGTCCTGCTCTCAGACGGCTCTGGCTTCACCTCCTTGTGAGGTGCTGGCGATCTGTTTTTCACAGGAAGTAGCTCCGTCCTGTGTGGTGCTAGGGGCCTAGCGTCCTCACCATGCTGCGTTTCCATCCACTTAGACTCACGCGTCTACTAGGATGCTAGCTAGAGTCCTTTATAAAATACCAGATAATTTTACCCAAGTTAGTGGAGggctcctttaaaaataaaagtcagaagCATTAGAGTGAGCAGTTCACTTGGATTTGGAGCAAGAACACTGTAATAAACGTATCTTTTTCTTCTGGTGAGGTAGAAAGGCCAGCTGTTCTCACTGCCAGTAAAAGCCATGGGCCACACCATACCCGTGTGGCTACAGAAAAGGCCCTTTGATTCTTTTGCTTTCTCAGCAAATCTCGCTTTCCTGAAGGAATATACTCCATGTATATACAGTAACAAAAAATACCCACTTTGAACTCAGTTAAGAAGAATACGGTAAGTGTGAATTTAAATAGCCCCTTTGTACTCTTTGAAACAAATATAAAGAGGCACTTACCTGGCTGGCTCCTTTGTTGGTGCCCATCTGCAGGCTGATCGTGGTCTGATCAAAAGGTTTGTCGGTCTGCATTTTGGGATCGTAAAGATGCCTCCTCGTCCCATAGGCTGTCATGCCTGCTTGGCTGGCGCACTTGTTGGTTCCCATCTTTTAAGATAAAAGTAAGACCAGCACTAATTATCAGACACCAACCGCATATATGACACAAACAAAACTTTCTGTTCTACTAAAAAGATTTCTTAGAAGGGACACAGTTGACAAAGTCCACTCCAGTGCTGAGGTTGTGGTCAACTAGATGCAAAATCTCTATGCCCTTAAGAATAAATTTCAAGGTGCTCACttcaaaaaaagtaatttaaaagtaaatttcaaaaaaaattcactagataCAAGTCCTTAAAACATAATTCATCAGATAAAAACATGCGCACAGGAAGAGAAGGACAGACACATATAAAGTTATTACGGTGGCCGAATTATGAACAATTCCCTCTGCTACTCTTTCTCCGACTCTCTGTAGCATAGAAAACCAAATTAAGGGGGCCTGCTTCAGCCATTCAAAGGGACAGAGCTATCTTTGGCTGAACAACAAGCTTTTTTACTCCAAACATGTTTTACATAAAACGTGATAGTAAATGCCAGGTGTCTTCTGTGGCAGCTTAGCAAGGGCTTAAGTTTCATTAAAATCACCAACATTTTCATGGGAAAAGAACCACGTCTTGTTCCTCCAATTCTCATGTCACTAGACAGAGTCAGAGAGAAGCAGAACGAAGAATCTGAACTCAACCACGTTCAGAGGAATAATAATTAACCTTTCCTCCCCACTGAGAATAACACGCTTCAGCACCAACCAGTACACCCTGTTCTACTGGCTGGGAACACATGTCTACTGCTGcccttttttccttagaaacaaGAATAAAGGCAAACCATATTACTGAAAGTCAAACCCGTTCAttggagaagatgaaaaaaaaaacatataagcAACAAGGAGGGGGCATCACAGTGCTCCTACCTTTTAGACGTTCATTGTAAACACCCGTGTCTGAGTGTCTAGTGCTTTTACcgtctttctgtgtgtgtatccAGACGCACATAcgtataaacatacacatacatgtaaataTGCAGGtgcatcttaaaaataaaactggggtCGTACTGAGCATAGTATTTTATGCCCTGAtttgtttcctttaatttttGAACTCCTGTGTATCTCTTTTTATTCCTTGTTCCTTTTACAGAGTTCTCATAATTTAAACAACTGATTACTGTCTGGAAATTCAGGTTtccagtttctcaccattaaTACAATTTTGTTCTGTATAAAATAAATCCAGGTCAATTATAGCTTGACAAAGCTGAACTAATAAATCACTCCACCTCACATAGACTCGGTCAACAAGGGGGCACTGTATCCAGCAGGTATCAGGTAGGGAAGCCCTGAGCATACTGGGCACTTAGCAGTGGTGTTCTTGCGACACACTCCCGGGGAGCAGCATGAAGGGAGAAAACTGCCTGAACTAAGTATTCCCCAGGTCTGACAAATCATGCTTTACGAGGGTAAATGAATGACTTTGGCATTGAGGGTTTGTAAAATTGCTTCATTTTGTCAATAACATTAGGAATTTATagtgtgttttctttaaaaaaaaaaaaaaaaaaaggacagtgtAATTAGGTGGGAAAAAGCAATCACTTCCTGGAGAAATAATTGTCAAGTCAGATGGCACACCTGAGGTTTCTTCTAAAGCCACCGCTGTCTCATGGGCTTTGAATGGACATAAGCTGTATAAACCACTTAGCCATCCCAAAACGTACACTGTGGCATATCTATCTATTCCTTCCTTACGAGACACTCTGCACGGTCAGAATGAGCCTGGATCAGTAACTGATGTGCGACACCACACTACTCACCTGCAAACCAATCACACTCTGGCCAgcttttaattttccttcatcaaaacgtcttgtttgtttttctgcataCTTAACTCCAATGTCGATGGTTGTATGGAATCCTTTTGTTTTAGCCTAGACAGAAATATGCACACTAACTGAAAAGGAGCACTCGGAGATTCTGCCAACAAGTTTTACAGAAGGAGCAACAGGGAATTGACACTGGCCACAGGTGAAGGCTTCATGCCGTAAAACCCAAGTTCGGGGTGGAAAACTATCTTAGGCCATTCAGGAATGTGCCATGCCTCTGAAACAGAGTGTTCTAGTTAAGCTATCCACTGCGAGGCACCCGTGTCAGCAGCTTTCCCACCAAGCTAATAATCATGGCGGGCTCCTCCCTGCCTCGTCTGAACTCCCACGAGAGAGCGAAGACGCAATGAATCACCagcatggggcgggggggggttcAGCCAGCTCATTAAAGACATATACGTACCAGACCTGCTAGGGCCACCAGCGTAGTCTGAACCTGGGTCATGTTTCCATTCTCAAAAAGATCATTTGCTTCAAATATGTCGTGTGGCTTCATACCATAAGCCTGAATAGCTTTGATGAAGTTGCCAATATTCTCCAGCTACAAAGGGAAGAGGGCGCGTCACGTCCAGAGTTAAACACTGATGTTCATGTTACCTAAGGACCCCAAGTCCTCACGAAGAGGCACAAGGTTCCTGACCAAATACAGACTGAGCACAGCTCTCTCCGAAAGAGGAAGCAGTGAAAAGAGTATTTCATAGTGGGTCACATAATggtcctttttaatatttttaaacaatcaaGTTTTTTCCAGATGTTTTCCATAcatgtttttaagaattttgtgtCAGAGCTACCCAGggctggaattttctttgtcaaAAGGTgcaaaaaatacattaatacataatgtattgttttaattttataacaaatttgtggttactgAATGCTTATCCTCATACCTCAAAACACACTCTCAAGACTAAACATCCAACTTTACTTAATCGTACACATTTATGAACAAGACTATGCTTCACACGTGTTCTACAGTCAGCCAGTAGTTGTGTTAAATTCCTTGCTTTTTCCCTCATTTATCCTATGGTCTAGATTGTATTTCCCTGTGCAGCTGTGTCAGATCCTCCCAGAGTACAGACTACGTTCAGAGTAGGAAAACCTCTAAGCTGAACA
This Camelus bactrianus isolate YW-2024 breed Bactrian camel chromosome 9, ASM4877302v1, whole genome shotgun sequence DNA region includes the following protein-coding sequences:
- the CNN3 gene encoding calponin-3, with translation MTHFNKGPSYGLSAEVKNKIASKYDHQAEEDLRNWIEEVTGMSIGTNFQLGLKDGIILCELINKLQPGSVKKVNESSLNWPQLENIGNFIKAIQAYGMKPHDIFEANDLFENGNMTQVQTTLVALAGLAKTKGFHTTIDIGVKYAEKQTRRFDEGKLKAGQSVIGLQMGTNKCASQAGMTAYGTRRHLYDPKMQTDKPFDQTTISLQMGTNKGASQAGMLAPGTRRDIYDQKLTLQPVDNSTISLQMGTNKVASQKGMSVYGLGRQVYDPKYCAAPTEPVIHNGSQGTGTNGSEISDSDYQAEYPEEYRGEYQDDYPREYQYGDQGIDY